In the Campylobacter lari genome, AACAAATCATCATCATCACAGGTACTATAAGCACCACACCTAATCATCTATACAATAGCACTTATGTATTTGACAATGGCAATATACAAGTTTTTAACAAACACTATCTTGTACCTTTTGGAGAAGAAATTCCTATATTTAAAACCTTTTTTAAAAAATACCTTTTAAATATTGATGAATTTTCAAAAGGAAAAGAATTAAATCAATATACTTTAAATAATCAACTCATCACTAATGCTATCTGCTTTGAAGCTACAAAAGAAAAACTTTACAAACACTCAAAAATCATCATCGCTATTTCAAATAATGCTTGGTTTAATTTTTCAAGTGAATATAAATTACAAAATTTTCTAATGCGTTTTTATGCAAACAATTATAATGCAAGCATATATCATGCAGTTAATGGAAAAGAAAATGCTGTAATTAAACCAAAAGAGATATTGATTTTAAAGATAAAAGAAAAACTTTTAAAGCAAAATGAAGCTTAAAAGCTTCATTTTATAATGCTTTAAATTCATCAAGAGCGTCTAATTTTTCCCAAGGATAATCAGCCTGCCCCACTTGACCACGAGCAGCTACATCAGCATACATGAAAGTATCTTTACTTGGTTTATCAAGATTGAATTTATTTTTAATCCAATTTGGAGTTAATGGGAAAGTTTTCATCACAAAATCACTTAAAATATCATCATTTAATCTTGTATTTGTTCCCATACAATCCACACTTACAGAAGTTGGTTTAGCTACACCTATAGCATAAGAAAGCTGCACTATGCATTTTTTAGCAAGCCCTGCTGCTACGATATTTTTAGCAAGCCATCTTGCAGCATAAAGCCCGCTTCTATCAACCTTAGTATAATCTTTAGAAGATTGTGCTCCTCCGCCTATTGGAGCATAGCCACCAAAGCTATCTACTATAAGCTTTCTTCCTGTTAAACCACTATCATGTAATGAACTATGATTTACATATTTTCCCGTTGGGTTGATTAAAATTCTTGTTTTTTCTGGGCAAAAAAGCTCTTTTGGTAAATTTGAATCTAAAATCAAACCCATCACCAAAGCTCTTAAATCTTCTATTTTCATACTTTCAACACAAGGAGCTGAAACTACAATAGTATGAATGCTTTGAGGTTTGCAATTTTCAAAATTTTCTTTATTTACATAATCAATTGTCACTTGAGTTTTAATATCCACTCCAAGTTTATCAGGATTGTTTTTTGCAAACTCATATACTTTATCACAAAGCATTCTAGCATAAGAAATAGCCGCTGGCATATATTCTTTTGCTTCATTACTTGCAAAACCAAACATTATCCCTTGATCACCTGCTCCAATTTCTCCATCTTCTTGATCAACACCTTGATTAATATCAGGGCTTTGCTCATTTAAAAATACCATTACATCTAAATCATCAGGATGTAAACATTGCTTTTTACTAAAATGCGGATGTCCATCATAACCAATATCCGCTAAAGCTTTTTTTACGATATTTTCATAATCTTGTTTTTCTAGCTTATGTTTTGATTTAATCTCGCCACCAATTACTACTTTATTTCCTGCTACAAAAACCTCACTAGCAACCCTTGAGTCTTTATCATGAGTTAAAAAAGCATCCACTATAGAATCGGCTATAATATCAGCGCATTTATCAGGATGTCCTGCACTAACAACTTCAGAAGTAAATAAATACATATTTTATATTCCTTATCATAAAAATGATAGCTCTATTCTAACATAAGCTAGCTTAAAAATAAAAAAGCTTATTTAAGCTTTACTTTGTTAGAATAAATTAAAAATTTATCACTACAAAAAAGGTAAGAAATGAGTTTATTTTCTTGTGCAATCAAACGCTATAAAGATGGAAATCTTATTTTACAAATTTGCATAGGTATTGTTTTAGGAATTTTAGTAGGTGTTTTTTCTAAAGATTTAGCTATTTTTGCAAATATTTTTGGTGCTTTATTTACAGGAGCTTTAAAAGCTATAGCGCCAATTTTGGTTTTTATCTTAATCTTAACAACTATTTGCACAAAAGAATTTAACCATGGAAGTGAAAAAATAAAACATATCATTTTCTTATATATATTTGGAACTTTTTTAGCTTCTTTAAGCGCAGTTAGTATAAGCTTTGTCTTTCCCATAGAATTAGTATTAACCGATATTGAAAAAGCTTCCACCACAAGTCCTGCGCATATAGGCGAAGTATTTAAAACCTTACTTTTTCAAATCGTAGATAATCCTATCCACGCTTTATCTTCAGGAAATTATTTAAGCATATTAGCTTGGGCTATAGGCGGAGGTTTTGCCCTAAGACATTGCTCTAATGATGCAAAGCAACTTTTTACTGATATCAACGAAGGTGTGTTAAAAATCGTTAAATTTATAGTCAAACTTGCTCCTTTTGGAATTTTTGGACTTGTAGCAAATTCAGTTGCTCAAACAGGAGCAGCAGGGCTTTTAAGTTATATTAAATTATTGATAATTTTAGTTTTAACTATGTTTTTTGTAGCCTTTGTGATTAATGCTTTAATTGTTTTTGCCTATACAAAGAAAAATCCTTATCCTTTGATTTTTATTTGCTTAAAACATAGTGCTGTTTTTGCATTTTTCACAAGAAGTTCTGCAGCAAACATCCCTGTAAATATGGCACTTTGCTCTAAATTAAATATCAACAATAACCTATATAGTATCTCCATTCCACTAGGAGCTACGATTAATATGGCAGGAGCAGCTGTAACCATTGCTATATTAAGTCTTGCAGCAGCTCACACAGTAGGCATTGAAATAAATTTTTTACAAGCTATGCTTTTGAGTGTTTTAGCTGCATTTGCAGCTTGTGGAGCTAGCGGGGTTGCCGGCGGTTCGCTCTTACTTATACCACTTGCTTGCTCTTTGTTTAATATTGATTATGACATAGCTATGCAAGTAGTTGCGGTTGGTTTTATCATAGGGGTTATTCAAGATAGCGTTGAAACAGCTTTAAATAGCTCAACGGATGTTTTATTTAGCGCCATTTGTTCAGATAATGAGCTTAATTTAAAAATTTAAGGAGGGCTTATGAGGCATTTAATCACTACAAAAGATTTTAACAATGATGAAATCTTAGCTTTATTTAAAGAAGCAAAAGAATTCCTAGATGAAAAACCGCGTACATTTTTAGAAGGAAAAAGTGTTACAACAATTTTCTTTGAAAATTCAACACGCACCCAATCAAGCTTTGAAACAGCTGCAAGAAGACTGGGTGCTAAAGTTTTAAAATTAGATGTTTCAAGAAGTAGCTCAAGTAAAGGCGAAACACTTTTTGATACTGCTGCGAATTTAGATGCAATGGCACCAAGTGCTATTGTAGTTAGACACAAAAACTCAGGCGTGCCTCATACTTTAGCAAATTATACTCATTGTCCTATAGTTAATGGAGGCGATGGCAAGCATGCTCATCCTACTCAAGCTTTACTTGATCTTTTTACTATAATGGAACATTTTGATTATAATGTTAAAGGTAAAAAAATAGCAATAGTAGGAGATATTAAAAACTCACGCGTTGCTGCTTCAAATTTAGAATTATTACCTCGTTTTGGTATAGACATTACCCTAGTAGCCCCGCCTCATTTTATGCCAAATTATCCTATTAAAAAAACAAATAAACTAAAAGAAGTTATTGATGATATTGATATTATCATGAGTCTTAGAACACAAACTGAAAGACACAATATCCCAACCTATGCATCGCTTAAAGATTATGCAAATGATTTTTGCATTAGTAAAGATTTAATAAAAGATAAAAATCTCATTATCCTACATCCTGGTCCTGTGCATAGAAATATTGATATTAGCGATGAAGTAATGGCTGATAAAAGATGTAAGGTTTTAACTCAAGTTAAAAATGGCGTTGCCATTAGAATGGCTGTATTAAAAAAACTCATTTTAGAAAGTTAAAATCATGCAAAATTGGAACTTAAGTACATTATTTAAAGATGAGCAAGAATTAAATCTTTTTTTACAAAAAACCCAAGATGATGCTTGTGAATTTAAAAAACAATATGAAAATAATCTTCATAGTTTAGACAATGAGCAATTCTTACAGGCTTTAAAAAATTATGAAGAATTAATCTTAAAACTTTCTCATATACTAACCTATGTGTATTTAAATTTTGCTCAAGATACCACAAAAGGTGCTTTTTATGCAAAATATGAAAATTTAAGTAAAAAAATAGAAGAAAATCTTTTATTTTTTGAACTTGAATTTTGCGAATTAAAAGAAGAAAAAAGCAAAACTTTCATCACATTTTGCAAAGATTATGAGTTTTATTTAAATAATCTTATCAAACACAAAAAACACAATCTTTCTAAAAAAGAAGAAAGAGTTATCCTAGCTCTATCAAGTACAGGTTCAAATGCATTTGCAAGATTATTTGATGAGACATTTAGTGCTTTAAAATTTAATTTTGAAGGACAAAAATTAAGCGAAGAAGAAATTCTAAGCAAGCTTTATGATAAAGATAGAAGCATTAGAAAAAAAGCTTCAAAATGCTTTAGTAAAACCTTGAAAAAACAAAACAAGCTTTTAGTATATATTTTTAATATGATTAAAAGCGAACTTGCTAGTATTTGCGAGTTAAGATCTTATGAAAGTCCAGAAACCCCAAGACATATAAGAAATCAAATTTCTAAAAAAAGCGTTGATGTGCTTATTAGTGCTAGTGAAAATAGTTTTGATATTGTTTCTAAATTTTACAACGCAAAGAAAAAAATTCTAGGATATAAAAAGCTAAAAGATTATGATCGTTATGCGCCTATTGGAAAGGAAATGCAAGTTGATTTTGATCAAGGAAAGGATATAGTTTTAAAAGCTTTTGAAAAATTTTCTAAAGATTTTTATAGGATAACAAAAGAAGCTTTTGAGAATAATTGGATCGATGTTTACCCTAAAGAATTTAAACAAAGCGGTGCTTTTTCTCACTCAAGCACGCCACTAAGTCATCCTTTTATACTTTTAAACTATACCAACCAAAGACGCGATCTTTTTACTCTAGCACATGAGTTAGGCCACACTATACATCAAAAACTTTCCTATAAAGTAAGTTTTTTAAATCAAGATACACCGCTAACTACAGCAGAAACTGCTTCAGTGTTTGCAGAAATGTTGATTTTTGATTATATTAAAGAAAATTTAGGCAAAGAAGAGCTTTTGTCTTTATATGCAGCAAAAATAGAAGATATTTTTGCTACTCTTTATAGACAGATTAATTTTACTACTTTTGAACGCAGATTTCATGCTAAAAAAGAAGAACTAAGCGCTCAAGAACTAAGTGAGATTTGGCTTGAAGAATCAAGAAAAATGTTTCAAGATAGTGTAGTTTTAACCAAAAATTATGGCCTTTGGTATTCTTATATACCACATTTTATACACTCTCCATTTTACTGCTATGCTTATGCTTATGCACAACTTTTAGTTTTAGCGCTTTATGGACTATATAAAAGTGGTAAATGTACTGATTTTACTTCGATTTATACTGAGTTTTTAAGTAGCGGGGGAAGCAAAAGTCCAAAAGAGCTTGTAGCTATGTTTGGCTTTGATATAGAAAGTGATGAGTTTTGGAATATAGGTTTAGAGCAAGTTAGAATACTAGTAGATGAATTTTTAAGGCTAAGCAATGATTGATAAAATTTTAAACAATAAAAATTTTATAAGTTTAATGCAAAAAAGCATTTATGAATGTTTACAAATTTTAATCCAAGAAGATATTGAGTTTAATATCATTGTAAATACTAAATTTGTTACACTCGAACCCCCTTTACCACCAGAATTAGATGTAGTGAGTAAAAATCCTTATTGTCTTTTTGCTCTTGGTGGTTATACTTTTAAATCCATAGTTTTAGCAAATGAGCATATAGAATTTCATGCAGGTTTTGGACCTGATGATTTTGCAACTTTTGTGAAAGTGGATTTAGGGGCAATTACTCAAATTCAAGTTGAAGATAATATCATTTTTGTCAATTTTTCAAACTATTTCAAAAAGCAAAATGATCAAAAATTAAAAGAAAAATCCATGAATGCTTTTTTAAATAATCCTAACAATAAAGATTTATTTAAAAAATGAGTTTTTTTGAAGGTTTAAATGATAGCCAAAAAGAAGCTATCATGCATATTGATGGAGCTATGCTAATACTAGCAGGCGCAGGTAGTGGAAAGACTAAAACCATTACCACTAGGCTTGCTTATTTAATCGATCATGTAGGTATTCCTGCGCAAAACACCCTCACACTAACCTTTACAAATAAAGCTGCTAATGTAATGAAAGCAAGAGCCTTAGCACTTTTACAAGATCAAAATCTACACAATCCCCTTTTATGCACTTTTCATAAATTTGGCTTGTTATTCTTAAGACTTTATAGCGAAAGAATTAATAGAGCAAATAATTTTGTCATTATCGATACAGATGATAAAAAGAAAATACTAAAAGATTTAGCTAGCGAAAATTTACAAAGCTCTTTAGCAAGCATAGGTGCTTATATTTCAAATTTTAAAAATCAAAGCAAAAGCGCCCAAGAAATACGCAAAGAATTAGAATTTTTAAAAGATGAAAAAAACAAAAATTACGAAGAAATCATTCATTTATATGAGCAATATGAACATTTTTTAATCCAAAATAATTTCATGGATTTTGATGATTTACTCATGCTAACTAATAAAATTTTAGAAGATGAACAATTTGCAAAAGAGCAAAGTCAAAAATATACTTATATAACAGTAGATGAGTATCAAGATACCAATGCCTTACAATATCAAATTCTAAAAAAACTTTGCACGTCTCATGAAAATATTTGCGTGGTAGGCGATGATGATCAAAGTATTTATGGATGGCGTGGGGCTAAAATAGAAAATATCTTAAATTTCAAAGAGCAATTTAACAATGTAAAATTAGTCAAATTAGAGCAAAATTATCGCTCAACTAGCGCTATTTTACAAGCTGCAAATGAACTTATAGAGCATAATAGAAAAAGACTAGGGAAAACTTTAATTTGTACCAAAGATGAGGGCGAAGAAATCACAATTTTGCAAAATGATGATGAGAAAATTGAAAGCTTTAAGGTTGCAAGAGAAGTTTCAAAACTTTTAAACTCAGGGATTAATCCTAGTGAAATAGCCATACTTTATAGAGTAAATGCCCTATCTCGTGCTCTTGAAGAAGCTTTTAGTAAAGAAAAAATTCCTTTTAAATTGCTAAGTGGAATTCGTTTTTATGAAAGAGCTGAGATTAAAGATATCATTTCTTATTTAAGATTACTTTCAAATCTAAATGATGATTATTCTTTTAAACGCATTATCAACCGTCCTAAAAGAAATTTTGGTAATGCAAGTTTAGAAAAGCTAGAAAATTATGCCAAAGAAAACCATTTGTCTTTATTTGAAAGTCTATGTGTTTTGCAAGGGAGTGGTTTTTTTAGTAAAAAAACAGACAAAGAATTAGAAAAATTCATACTAAGCATACACAAAATCAAAGAAAAAGATGATTTGCTTGCAATGATTTTAGCCTTAGAAGAAGAATTTAAAATCAAAGAATTTTATAAAGATAACCCAGAAGGTGAAGATAAACTTTTAAATATAGATGAACTTTATGCTAACTTAAAAGATAAAATCACTCATGGAAATTATAATGGCTTAGATGATATTTTAAATGAAATTTCTTTACTTAATGAGCAAGATGGACTTGATAAAGAAAGTATTTGTATTATGAGTATTCATGCAAGCAAAGGACTTGAGTTTGATTATGTTTTTATCATAGGCTTAGAAGAAGGATTTTTCCCACTCACTAGCGAATCAAGCAATATAGAAGAAGAAAGAAGACTTGCTTATGTAGCAATCACTAGAGCCAAGAAAAAACTTTATTTAAGCTATGCTAATTCTAGATTTTATAAAGGAAGTCGCACAAGATTAGAAAAAAGTAGATTTTTTGGCGAGAGTAATGTAATCAAAAAAGAATTAACACTAGATCATCAAAAAAATTGCTATAAAAAAGGCGATTTAATCAAACATAAAATTTTTGGCATAGGCAGAGTCACTGGGGTAAGTAAAATAGGTGCTGAAGAAAAACTCACGATTAATTTTGGAGGCATAGAAAGAATGATAATGTCAAGTTTTGTGGAAAAAGTGATATGAATAAACTTTTTGTAGCTTACAAACCAAGTGGAATGAGTTCTAATGCTTTTTTAGGCAAACTCAAAAAAAAATATAAAAACAAAAAAGCAGGTTTTTCAGGAACACTTGATCCTTTTGCAAAAGGTGTTTTACTCATAGCCTTTGATCAATACACAAAACTTTTTCGCTTTTTTGATAAAAATCCAAAGGTTTACAAAGCAACGCTTTGGCTAGGCGTGCATTCACTAAGCCTTGATAATCAAAATATCAAAGAAATCAATCTTATAAATGCTTTTGATGAGCAAATTTTAGAACAAATTAAAAATGAACTTTTAGGTAAAATCACCTACACCCCACCCGCATTTTGTGCAAAAAAAATAGATGGAGTACGCTCTTATGAGCTTGCAAAAAGAGGTTTTGAAGTCAATTTAAAACCTTGTGTTATGGAAATTTTTTATACTAAAATTTTACACTATAACCACCCCTTTTTAACCATAGAAATAGCAGTTAGTGAGGGTTCTTATATACGCTCTTATTGTGAATTATTTGCTAGAAAACTTGGTATTAAAGCCACGCTAAGCTCATTAGAACGCTTAAGTGAAGGAAAGTTTTTTTATGAGAATGAAAAAGAGTTAAATCCTTTAGCTTATTTAAATCTTAGAAAAAATACGATAAAATACCCCCAAAAATTACACAATGGACAAAAAATATTTTTGGACGATTTGGAAATTCAAGAAGAAGGTAGCTATATTTTAGAAGAAAAAGATTTTTTTTCTATCATTTCTATCCAAGATAATCAAGTGCAATATTATTTAAATAAGGTATTAAAATGTTAATTTTATCAAGAAAAGAAAATGAAAGTATAAAAATCGGAGATGATATAGAAATTAAAGTAGTTCAAACAGGTAAAGGCTATGCCAAAATAGGCATCGAAGCACCAAAGTCTTTAATGATACTACGTAAAGAGCTTATCGAGCAAGTAAAAAGTGAAAATTTACATGCAATTAGCGATGAAACGATAAAACTTGATGATCTGAGTAAAAAGCTTAAAAAATGAAAGCTTACGCAAAAGCTAATATTTTTTTAAAAATCATAGGAATTGATTCAAGATCTTATCATTTATTACAATCACGCTTTATTTTACTAAAAGATATTTTTGATGAATTAAGCTTTAGTGATGAAAAAACAAAAGAAGGATTTGAAATCACTGGAAATTTTACCCAAGATACCATCATACACAAAGCTTATAAAGAATTAGAAAATTTAGGATTTTCTAATGAATTAAATGAATTTTTTAAAGACAAAAGTTTAAAGCTTATTAAAAATATTCCCATAGGTGGAGGCCTTGGTGGAAGTAGCACTGATGCGGTGACATTTTTACTTATGATCAACGAAGCTTTAAATTTAAAACTCAACCAACAACAACTTGAACAAATCTGCCAAAAACTCGGCTCTGATTTAATCTTTTTTTTAAGCGGATATGATAGTGCAAATGTTAGTGGGTGTGGCGAGATTATAGAATATTTTGAAGATGATTTTACTCAACTTGATTTTACTTTTCCTGCTATTGAATGCTCAAGCGCAAAAGTATATAAAGCATTTGATGAAAGCTCATATGATTTAACAGCGAATTTAAATTTAGCCAAAACACTTAAAACACTCAAAACAAGTGAAATTTTAGAGTATAAAAACACTGATTTAAATGACTTATTTGCTCCTTGTGTAAAAATTTATCCTAAAATGCAAACTTTTCTTGATGAAGCTTATTTTTTAAGTGGAAGTGGAAGTGGAGTTTTTAAGGCTAAATGATGAAAAAAACTATAGTAAAAAACAAAAAAGCTTTTTTTGATTATGAAATTTTGGAAAAATTTGAAGCAGGCATTGTTTTAAAAGGTTCTGAAGTGGTAGCATTAAGAGCTAGTAGAGCAAATTTAAAAGATTCTTTTGTGCGTATTATCAAAGGTGAAATTTTCTTACTTAATGCTCATATTTCTCATCTTAGTACTACACATTCTTTTTATAAGCATGATGAAAAAGGTGCGCGAAAACTTTTAATGCATAAAAAGCAAATCGATAGGCTTTTTGGTAAAATTAGCACTCAAGGTTTTACTATAGTGCCATTAGAACTTTATTTTAATGAAAAAAATAAAGTAAAAGTTTTAATAGCCTTAGCCAAAGGAAAAAACTTGCACGATAAAAGAGAAAGTTTAAAGAAAAAACAAGCAGATCTTGAGGCAAGAGCTGCTATGAAAAATCATTATTAAAAAAGGATTTTGATGAAAAAATTTGCTTATTTATTTTTTACATTTGCTTTTGCATTTTTAATAAGTGCTTGCTCAAGCGAAGAAAAAATCGAAAACGAATTTGCATTTGCTGAGTATAAAATCGGTGATGAAATTCTTTTAAAAAGTGTCAATGGTGGTGAAAAAACCTTAGTAAGAACACAAAATGGTTTTATGGTAAAAGGCGAAGAGAATAAAATTTTAATGTTTGATTTTTTTGGAACCTTTTGCACACCTTGCCAAGAAGAAGCTACCCATCTAACAAGCTTATGGCAAAAAAATACAGATAATTTTATCATCATAGGGCTTAGTCATTTTGAAAATGTAAGCGATCAAACTGTTAAAGATTTTGCTATTAAATATGGGGCATATTATTTTTTAAGCAATTCTAAAGAAAATGATAGAATTGTCGCACAAGCTTTAAAAGATATCAACTATCAAAGCATGGAACAACTTCCTTTTAAAGTAGTTTTAAAAGATGGTGTTTATCAAGATTTAACAGACTTTTGGAATAAAGACTCAAAAAGTTATGTGAAATATTATCTTGGAAAAGTTTCTACTGAGATTATGCAAGAAGATATTAATAGGATATTAAATGGGTCTAAAAAGTGAAATTTTAGAGCAACAAAAACTAGCAGAACCTAAAATGTTTAAGGTTTTGCTTTTAAACGATGATGTTACCACCATGGATTTTGTAATTGAAATTTTAATGAATATTTTTCATCATGATTTTGAAAAAGCAAGCGCGATCATGCTTGAAATCCATCATCAAGGAAGTGGAGTTTGTGGTATATACACAGAAGAAATTGCACTTAGCAAAAAACAGCAAGTTGACACGGCAGCAAAAAACAATGATTTTCCACTCCAAACAAGGATAGAAGAACAATGAAATATAAAGAACTAATTGACTCATTTATACCAAATGCAAGACATTTAAGCTTTATCAATCATCATGAATTTATCACTTGCGAGCATTTGCTTTTTGCTTTAGTTAAGCTTAGCAATGATTTTAAAAATCTACTTGAAGAAATCGGAGATGGTGATTTACAAGGCTTTGAAAATGAGTTAAAAAACTACTTAGCTAAAAATAACGAAATTTTAAAAAAAGAAATAGAACCTATTTTTTCTGTAATCTTGGAAAATATATTGCACAAGCTAAATGCAAAAAACCAAACAAGTGTGATTGATTTTATTATCGCACTTTGCAAAGAAGAAAAAGCTTATTCTTATAATATTTTAAAAAAACACCTAATAGAAGAAGAAAAAATAAAAGAATTGTTACAAAATGCTGAATTTGAAAATTTAAAAACCCATACCATAGAGCTAGTTGAACTTGCAAAAAAAGGCAAAATCGATCCTGTTATAGGTAGGAAATTTGAACTTGAAAGAATGATGCAAATTCTAAGCCGTCGTAAGAAAAATAATCCTATTTTAGTTGGTGAACCAGGTGTTGGTAAAAGTGCTGTTATAGATGGGCTAGCACTAGCTATAGCTGAAGAAAAAGTGCCAAAACACTTAAAAAACTCAAAAATTTATAGTCTTGATATGGCGAGCTTGCTTTCAGGGACAAAATACAGAGGTGATTTTGAAAAAAGACTAAAAGACATCATTAAAGAATTGGAAAATATCCCTAATGCTATTTTATTTATAGATGAAATTCATACCATAGTAGGGACTGGCGCAAGCAATGAAAGTCATGCAGATATGTCAAATTTATTAAAACCTGCATTAAGTAATGGCAATATAAAATGTATAGGTGCAACTACTTTTATAGAATACAAAAATACCTTTGATAAAAACAAAGCTCTAAGTAGAAGATTTGCAAAAATTGACATAGATGAACCAAGTGAAGAAGAATGTTTTTTGATTTTACAAGGCTTAAAAAGCAAATATGAAAATTTTCACAAAATCAAAATCAGTGATGAAATTTTACAAACAAGTATAAAACTAGCAAAACAATTTTTACATGATAAATTTTTACCAGATAGTGCGATTGATTTAATCGACGAGCTTGGCGCAAGCTTTGCTTTAGAAGATAAAAAAACTAAAAAAATAGTAAAAGTAAAAGATTTAGAAAATACTTTAGCAAGAATGACGCATTCTCATAAAATTTATGAAAGTGATCAAGGTAAAATTCTTAAGAACTTAGAGCATGATTTAAAACAAAACATCTTTGGACAAGATGAAGCTATTAAAGCTTTATGTTCTATTTTAAAACAAAGCTATGCAGGATTAAAAGGTAAAAATATCCCAAAAGGCGTGTTTTTATTTACTGGTTCAAGCGGGGTTGGTAAAACCGAACTTGCTAAAAATTTAGCACAAATTTTAAACCTTAATCTTGAAAGATTTGACATGAGCGAATACTCACAAAAACACGATGTGAGCAAACTCATAGGAACTTCAGCAGGTTATGTGGGCTATGAAGATGGTGGCTTGCTTAGTAATAGTATTAGAAAAAATCCCTTTAGTGTAGTTTTATTTGATGAAATAGAAAAAGCTCATCCTGATTTAACTAATACTTTTTTACAAATTTTTGATAATGCAAGCTTGACAGATAATAGTGGATTAAAAGCTGATTTTAAAAATACTATTATCATTATGACTTCAAATTTAGGTCTCAAAGAAAATAATGAGCTTGGTTTTTTAAGCAGTGATAAAGAAAAAAGTAATAAAGCCATAAAAGATTTTTTTGCGCCTGAATTTATCAACCGTATAGATAAAATCATTCATTTTAATGACTTAAATCAAGAAATTTTAGAACAAATCGTCCAAAAAGAGCTAGATTTAATGGCAAAAAATTTAAATAATATCACCATAGAAGCTGATAAAAAAGTAAAAGAATTTCTTG is a window encoding:
- the metK gene encoding methionine adenosyltransferase; translation: MYLFTSEVVSAGHPDKCADIIADSIVDAFLTHDKDSRVASEVFVAGNKVVIGGEIKSKHKLEKQDYENIVKKALADIGYDGHPHFSKKQCLHPDDLDVMVFLNEQSPDINQGVDQEDGEIGAGDQGIMFGFASNEAKEYMPAAISYARMLCDKVYEFAKNNPDKLGVDIKTQVTIDYVNKENFENCKPQSIHTIVVSAPCVESMKIEDLRALVMGLILDSNLPKELFCPEKTRILINPTGKYVNHSSLHDSGLTGRKLIVDSFGGYAPIGGGAQSSKDYTKVDRSGLYAARWLAKNIVAAGLAKKCIVQLSYAIGVAKPTSVSVDCMGTNTRLNDDILSDFVMKTFPLTPNWIKNKFNLDKPSKDTFMYADVAARGQVGQADYPWEKLDALDEFKAL
- the sstT gene encoding serine/threonine transporter SstT, which gives rise to MSLFSCAIKRYKDGNLILQICIGIVLGILVGVFSKDLAIFANIFGALFTGALKAIAPILVFILILTTICTKEFNHGSEKIKHIIFLYIFGTFLASLSAVSISFVFPIELVLTDIEKASTTSPAHIGEVFKTLLFQIVDNPIHALSSGNYLSILAWAIGGGFALRHCSNDAKQLFTDINEGVLKIVKFIVKLAPFGIFGLVANSVAQTGAAGLLSYIKLLIILVLTMFFVAFVINALIVFAYTKKNPYPLIFICLKHSAVFAFFTRSSAANIPVNMALCSKLNINNNLYSISIPLGATINMAGAAVTIAILSLAAAHTVGIEINFLQAMLLSVLAAFAACGASGVAGGSLLLIPLACSLFNIDYDIAMQVVAVGFIIGVIQDSVETALNSSTDVLFSAICSDNELNLKI
- a CDS encoding aspartate carbamoyltransferase catalytic subunit is translated as MRHLITTKDFNNDEILALFKEAKEFLDEKPRTFLEGKSVTTIFFENSTRTQSSFETAARRLGAKVLKLDVSRSSSSKGETLFDTAANLDAMAPSAIVVRHKNSGVPHTLANYTHCPIVNGGDGKHAHPTQALLDLFTIMEHFDYNVKGKKIAIVGDIKNSRVAASNLELLPRFGIDITLVAPPHFMPNYPIKKTNKLKEVIDDIDIIMSLRTQTERHNIPTYASLKDYANDFCISKDLIKDKNLIILHPGPVHRNIDISDEVMADKRCKVLTQVKNGVAIRMAVLKKLILES
- a CDS encoding M3 family oligoendopeptidase, with the protein product MQNWNLSTLFKDEQELNLFLQKTQDDACEFKKQYENNLHSLDNEQFLQALKNYEELILKLSHILTYVYLNFAQDTTKGAFYAKYENLSKKIEENLLFFELEFCELKEEKSKTFITFCKDYEFYLNNLIKHKKHNLSKKEERVILALSSTGSNAFARLFDETFSALKFNFEGQKLSEEEILSKLYDKDRSIRKKASKCFSKTLKKQNKLLVYIFNMIKSELASICELRSYESPETPRHIRNQISKKSVDVLISASENSFDIVSKFYNAKKKILGYKKLKDYDRYAPIGKEMQVDFDQGKDIVLKAFEKFSKDFYRITKEAFENNWIDVYPKEFKQSGAFSHSSTPLSHPFILLNYTNQRRDLFTLAHELGHTIHQKLSYKVSFLNQDTPLTTAETASVFAEMLIFDYIKENLGKEELLSLYAAKIEDIFATLYRQINFTTFERRFHAKKEELSAQELSEIWLEESRKMFQDSVVLTKNYGLWYSYIPHFIHSPFYCYAYAYAQLLVLALYGLYKSGKCTDFTSIYTEFLSSGGSKSPKELVAMFGFDIESDEFWNIGLEQVRILVDEFLRLSND
- a CDS encoding ATP-dependent helicase; amino-acid sequence: MSFFEGLNDSQKEAIMHIDGAMLILAGAGSGKTKTITTRLAYLIDHVGIPAQNTLTLTFTNKAANVMKARALALLQDQNLHNPLLCTFHKFGLLFLRLYSERINRANNFVIIDTDDKKKILKDLASENLQSSLASIGAYISNFKNQSKSAQEIRKELEFLKDEKNKNYEEIIHLYEQYEHFLIQNNFMDFDDLLMLTNKILEDEQFAKEQSQKYTYITVDEYQDTNALQYQILKKLCTSHENICVVGDDDQSIYGWRGAKIENILNFKEQFNNVKLVKLEQNYRSTSAILQAANELIEHNRKRLGKTLICTKDEGEEITILQNDDEKIESFKVAREVSKLLNSGINPSEIAILYRVNALSRALEEAFSKEKIPFKLLSGIRFYERAEIKDIISYLRLLSNLNDDYSFKRIINRPKRNFGNASLEKLENYAKENHLSLFESLCVLQGSGFFSKKTDKELEKFILSIHKIKEKDDLLAMILALEEEFKIKEFYKDNPEGEDKLLNIDELYANLKDKITHGNYNGLDDILNEISLLNEQDGLDKESICIMSIHASKGLEFDYVFIIGLEEGFFPLTSESSNIEEERRLAYVAITRAKKKLYLSYANSRFYKGSRTRLEKSRFFGESNVIKKELTLDHQKNCYKKGDLIKHKIFGIGRVTGVSKIGAEEKLTINFGGIERMIMSSFVEKVI